In the genome of Croceimicrobium hydrocarbonivorans, one region contains:
- a CDS encoding ABC transporter ATP-binding protein → MKKALEIQGISKQYRIAGKEHFWALDDIHLDLKQGEVLGLIGANGAGKSTLLKILSRITAPTKGQIKVHGKMASLLEVGTGFHPELSGRENIFLNGSILGMSRAAIKARFDEIVDFAGVSRFLDMPVKRYSSGMFVRLAFSVAAHLDSDILLIDEVLAVGDADFQKKCLARMEDISKAQARSIVFVSHNMGAINSLCDRVAWINQGKLQDTGAPNEMIEQYLGGLEQLNADRNPAERSDREGDGRARFQQIEVKAKDGSKLLKNGESLQLDLAWESSAQAKEIRLELHLFNSRGNYLSSFQHYLSGDQQRAQLSIPELPLMAGRFFFNAHIYLDGIRADFLGRACYFEVLSEEWQQNEVAVQRQNPGVEIKSSWQS, encoded by the coding sequence GTGAAAAAGGCCCTCGAAATACAAGGCATTTCCAAGCAATATCGCATTGCCGGCAAGGAGCATTTTTGGGCTCTGGACGATATCCATCTCGACTTGAAGCAAGGTGAAGTATTAGGTTTAATTGGAGCCAATGGCGCTGGTAAATCTACCCTGCTTAAAATCCTCAGTCGTATTACGGCGCCCACCAAAGGACAGATTAAGGTGCATGGAAAAATGGCCTCCCTGCTTGAAGTAGGTACGGGCTTTCACCCTGAACTTAGTGGACGAGAAAACATCTTTCTCAATGGTAGTATTCTGGGCATGAGCAGAGCGGCTATTAAAGCGCGTTTTGATGAAATTGTAGATTTTGCCGGGGTTAGTCGATTTTTGGATATGCCAGTAAAACGCTATAGCAGTGGCATGTTTGTGCGTCTGGCATTTTCGGTAGCGGCTCATTTGGATTCAGATATTTTACTCATCGATGAGGTTTTAGCGGTGGGAGATGCCGACTTCCAAAAGAAGTGCTTGGCTCGCATGGAAGACATTTCCAAAGCCCAGGCTCGCAGCATAGTTTTCGTGAGTCATAATATGGGAGCCATTAATAGCCTCTGTGATCGCGTAGCCTGGATCAATCAAGGTAAACTGCAGGACACCGGAGCCCCCAATGAAATGATTGAGCAATACTTAGGCGGCCTGGAACAGCTAAACGCCGATAGAAATCCCGCGGAACGTAGCGATCGCGAGGGTGATGGACGGGCTCGATTCCAGCAGATTGAAGTTAAAGCCAAAGACGGATCCAAGCTTCTTAAAAATGGCGAGAGCCTCCAACTTGATTTGGCATGGGAAAGTTCCGCGCAAGCCAAGGAGATTCGCTTAGAACTGCACTTATTCAACAGTCGCGGCAATTACCTCAGCAGCTTTCAACATTATTTATCTGGCGATCAGCAAAGGGCGCAATTAAGCATTCCGGAACTGCCCTTAATGGCGGGACGCTTTTTCTTTAACGCTCATATTTATTTGGATGGCATTCGCGCCGATTTCCTGGGTAGAGCTTGTTATTTCGAAGTCCTTAGCGAAGAATGGCAGCAAAATGAAGTGGCGGTGCAAAGGCAAAATCCCGGGGTGGAGATTAAGAGTTCCTGGCAGTCTTAA
- a CDS encoding ABC transporter permease — translation MASQWKELMQYRSLGISLARRDFKVRYAQTMLGTLWALIQPLLSLAVLFLVFQRALQADTQGIPFLSYTLSGLIFWGFFNYNLSQGAASLIQARSMLQKIYFPRILLVLSKSLVASIDLIFVLILFVFVAFADAHFTLLSMGSFVAALFMSFFASQGLALWFAALSLRFRDLQQIIPFFAQMLFFLSPIAYSPELWQSALHEKFQIFLYLNPMMGILEIWRAGIFELGFSANSSGIGLSIVFSLLLFLSGWIYFQKVERKMADLL, via the coding sequence TTGGCCAGCCAATGGAAAGAGCTGATGCAATACCGCAGTTTGGGTATCAGCTTGGCACGTCGCGATTTTAAGGTACGCTATGCCCAAACCATGCTGGGCACACTTTGGGCCTTAATTCAGCCATTGCTTTCGCTGGCTGTGCTCTTTTTGGTTTTTCAAAGGGCTTTGCAGGCCGATACCCAGGGTATTCCCTTTTTAAGCTACACCCTTAGTGGCTTGATCTTTTGGGGCTTTTTCAATTACAATTTGAGTCAGGGAGCCGCCTCCCTCATTCAGGCTCGCAGTATGCTGCAGAAAATCTATTTCCCGCGCATACTCTTGGTGCTTTCCAAAAGTCTGGTGGCCTCCATAGATCTCATCTTCGTGCTTATACTGTTTGTTTTTGTGGCTTTCGCCGATGCGCATTTCACGCTGTTAAGTATGGGCAGTTTTGTGGCGGCCCTTTTCATGAGCTTCTTCGCTTCCCAGGGCCTAGCCCTATGGTTTGCCGCGCTGAGCTTACGATTCCGCGACCTCCAACAGATCATTCCCTTCTTTGCCCAAATGCTGTTTTTCCTCAGCCCCATTGCTTATAGCCCCGAATTATGGCAGTCCGCCCTCCATGAAAAATTTCAAATCTTTCTGTACTTGAACCCCATGATGGGCATCCTGGAAATATGGCGAGCCGGAATATTCGAATTGGGCTTTTCAGCTAATAGTAGCGGTATAGGCTTAAGCATTGTATTCTCATTACTTCTCTTCCTGAGTGGCTGGATATACTTTCAAAAAGTAGAACGAAAAATGGCTGATCTCCTGTGA
- a CDS encoding T9SS type A sorting domain-containing protein, with protein sequence MKKTLLLCLLSLSVMGQSLQLAWFTQNDQVNIIDSQMDPFGNIIVAGTFSGVVDFDHGPHARIDTAVGLYDMFVAKYDAYGNLKWVHSLGNNNPEKITAITTDINGNVYAVGEFTRTLDFDPGPGITNLTAAGYVDVFLWVLKANGDLMYAKVFGDRSYESPNDIDVNSNGDIVIGGFFWGNADLDPSVGGYAPVFSKGRADVFIMRLHPGGNIWWARSVGSTLEDQALNVKIADNGDVYAQGFFSGSVDFDPDTTAGKEYWLSPTSGSGFFLKLNPFGLFVSAFNSPIVPQKMEMQNSETLYFSGYFTGTKDFDPDTSTVLSLSAVGNQNPLFLWKLDTSWSVDWARMWGDAEIGKNSLFLNRDGSGGAIVSGPFMGSIDLDPSLGANMKTSNGLQDIFIAKVDSAGNYLYGESWGSSQFDYPAMAMVNSRGEVYVAGRFDIQMDFDPDPTIVDNGNSPGMESFMLKLTYCQEGYGYDTVQACNSYTWINSFTYRDSRSGDRYIIPSSSGCDSLVYLTVYMNFIDSTASLINDTTFRANQFGANYQWLICDSSFTPIPGATGREFYPDSSGQYAVIVDNGNCIDTSACLQYWKPIGLEEEQDFKQISAYPNPSNGIVHLNASYELHGTQILLSDLQGRILFRDQIEGSEDYEFQLPEQAGIYLLHLNREGERTTLRLIRN encoded by the coding sequence ATGAAGAAAACTTTACTTCTCTGCCTTCTCAGTTTGAGTGTAATGGGTCAAAGCCTGCAATTAGCTTGGTTCACCCAAAACGATCAGGTTAATATTATCGACAGCCAGATGGATCCCTTTGGGAATATTATTGTGGCTGGCACCTTTTCTGGCGTGGTTGATTTCGATCATGGCCCACATGCCCGAATCGACACCGCCGTAGGCCTTTACGATATGTTCGTTGCCAAATACGATGCTTATGGGAATTTAAAATGGGTTCACTCTCTTGGCAATAATAATCCCGAAAAAATCACTGCCATTACTACGGATATTAATGGCAACGTATATGCTGTAGGGGAATTTACGCGCACCCTGGATTTTGACCCGGGCCCTGGAATTACGAACCTTACCGCGGCTGGATATGTAGATGTTTTCCTTTGGGTTTTAAAGGCCAATGGTGATTTAATGTACGCCAAGGTTTTTGGCGATCGCTCTTATGAAAGCCCAAATGATATTGATGTGAATAGTAATGGCGACATTGTTATAGGCGGTTTCTTTTGGGGTAATGCCGATTTGGATCCCAGTGTGGGTGGCTATGCTCCTGTCTTTTCAAAAGGCAGAGCCGATGTCTTCATTATGCGATTACATCCCGGTGGCAACATCTGGTGGGCCCGCTCCGTAGGCTCTACTCTTGAAGATCAGGCATTAAATGTGAAGATTGCAGATAATGGAGATGTCTATGCCCAAGGCTTTTTCAGTGGTTCCGTAGATTTTGATCCCGATACTACCGCTGGCAAAGAGTACTGGCTTAGTCCTACTTCCGGGAGTGGCTTTTTCCTGAAACTTAATCCATTTGGTCTTTTCGTCTCGGCCTTCAACAGTCCGATTGTACCGCAGAAAATGGAAATGCAGAATAGCGAAACCCTATACTTTTCGGGGTATTTCACAGGCACCAAAGACTTTGACCCTGATACTTCCACAGTTTTAAGTTTAAGCGCCGTCGGTAATCAAAATCCCTTGTTCCTCTGGAAACTCGACACCAGCTGGTCGGTCGACTGGGCTCGAATGTGGGGTGATGCTGAAATCGGCAAAAACAGCCTTTTCCTGAATCGAGATGGTTCAGGTGGAGCGATTGTATCCGGACCATTTATGGGTAGCATCGACCTGGATCCCAGCTTGGGAGCCAATATGAAAACCTCCAATGGACTTCAAGATATTTTTATCGCGAAAGTGGATTCCGCAGGAAATTACCTTTATGGAGAATCTTGGGGAAGCAGTCAATTTGATTACCCGGCAATGGCGATGGTAAACAGCAGAGGTGAAGTTTATGTTGCCGGTAGATTCGACATCCAAATGGATTTTGACCCCGACCCAACTATTGTGGATAATGGTAACAGCCCAGGTATGGAGTCCTTTATGCTTAAGCTCACCTATTGCCAGGAAGGCTATGGCTATGATACCGTTCAGGCTTGTAATTCCTACACTTGGATTAATAGCTTTACCTATCGCGACAGTCGCAGTGGCGATCGCTATATTATCCCCAGCTCATCCGGCTGCGATTCCTTGGTCTACCTCACGGTATACATGAACTTTATAGATTCTACTGCAAGCCTAATTAACGACACCACCTTTAGAGCCAATCAATTTGGGGCCAATTACCAATGGTTGATTTGCGATAGTAGCTTCACCCCAATTCCAGGTGCCACAGGACGTGAGTTCTATCCCGATAGCAGCGGACAATACGCAGTGATTGTAGATAATGGCAATTGCATCGACACCAGTGCCTGCTTGCAATATTGGAAACCCATTGGCTTGGAAGAGGAGCAAGATTTCAAGCAAATTAGCGCCTACCCCAACCCGTCGAATGGCATTGTGCATTTGAATGCCTCTTATGAGCTGCATGGCACTCAAATTCTCCTTAGCGATTTACAAGGCCGCATCTTGTTTAGAGATCAGATTGAAGGCTCGGAGGACTATGAATTCCAATTGCCAGAACAGGCCGGTATTTACCTCTTGCATTTAAATCGCGAGGGAGAACGAACAACTTTAAGGCTGATCCGGAACTAG
- the recG gene encoding ATP-dependent DNA helicase RecG yields MSILSTAIEYLKGVGPAKADLLKKELQIFRYADLLQLYPYRYVDRSRFYKINELGGTAAEVQIKGRITNMEVQGPKGRGSRLKATFQDDTGEVELVWFKGVQWIQKSLKLHQDYVLYGKPNFFNGSLSFPHPELDLEADFKRSPLRGLQPLYPSTEKLNQKGLNNRGLAKLTKVLLPQLKGVLPDFFPAHFRDRYALMTREEALMQIHFPSSIDKAEAARLRLKFEELFFFQMEMAAQKRQHHREFQSFAFAEVGAHFNHFYEKVLPFELTGAQKRVLKEIRQDMRYGKHMNRLLQGDVGSGKTMVALMAMLIAIDNGFQACLMAPTEILAQQHYQGIRELLEDSPLQVALLTGSVKTADRKVIHENLQSGELHILIGTHALLEDKVKYKNLGLAVVDEQHRFGVAQRAKLWKKNKLPPHILVMTATPIPRTLAMSIYGNLDLSVIDELPPGRKPITTSHAFDKDRNKLFGFLETEIEKGRQVYIVYPLIEESEKMDYKDLMDGYESICRAFPRPKYQVSVVHGKMKPEDKDFEMQRFASGKTQIMVATTVIEVGVNVPNASVMVIESAERFGLSQLHQLRGRVGRGAEKSYCILMTGPKLSRDAQVRMKTMVRTQDGFEIADVDLKLRGPGDLTGTQQSGMLNLKLADLRQDTPIMDLSRRALQDLFNADPSLKAAEHQSILEEFAKRKSGKIDWGRIA; encoded by the coding sequence ATGTCCATCCTGAGCACTGCCATAGAATACCTGAAAGGAGTAGGGCCGGCCAAAGCCGATTTACTGAAGAAGGAGCTACAGATTTTTCGCTATGCCGATTTATTGCAATTGTATCCTTATCGCTATGTAGATCGCAGTCGTTTTTATAAGATCAATGAGTTAGGGGGCACTGCAGCTGAGGTACAGATTAAAGGCCGCATTACCAATATGGAGGTGCAAGGACCAAAAGGTCGCGGCAGCCGTTTAAAAGCTACTTTCCAAGATGACACCGGAGAGGTGGAATTGGTTTGGTTTAAGGGGGTACAGTGGATTCAGAAATCCTTGAAATTGCATCAAGACTATGTGCTTTATGGAAAGCCGAACTTTTTTAATGGCAGCTTGAGTTTCCCACATCCTGAACTGGACCTGGAGGCGGATTTTAAACGTAGCCCTTTGCGGGGATTGCAACCCTTATATCCAAGTACAGAAAAGCTTAATCAAAAAGGATTGAATAATAGGGGTTTAGCCAAATTAACCAAGGTGCTTTTGCCTCAGTTAAAAGGGGTTTTACCGGATTTCTTCCCGGCTCATTTTCGGGATCGTTATGCCTTAATGACGCGGGAAGAAGCATTAATGCAAATTCATTTTCCTAGTAGTATTGATAAAGCGGAGGCCGCACGCTTACGCTTGAAATTTGAGGAGCTTTTCTTTTTTCAGATGGAGATGGCCGCCCAAAAGCGTCAGCATCACCGGGAATTTCAAAGTTTCGCTTTCGCGGAAGTCGGCGCACACTTCAATCATTTTTACGAAAAGGTTTTACCCTTCGAATTAACGGGAGCCCAAAAAAGGGTGCTCAAGGAAATTCGACAGGATATGCGCTATGGTAAGCATATGAATCGTCTCCTTCAAGGGGATGTGGGATCCGGGAAAACCATGGTGGCCTTAATGGCGATGTTAATTGCCATAGACAATGGTTTTCAGGCCTGCTTAATGGCGCCTACCGAAATTTTAGCCCAACAACATTATCAAGGTATTCGCGAATTATTGGAAGATTCTCCTTTGCAAGTAGCCTTACTAACTGGCTCGGTAAAGACCGCTGATCGGAAGGTAATTCATGAAAATTTGCAATCGGGGGAACTTCACATTTTAATTGGCACCCATGCCTTATTGGAAGATAAGGTGAAGTATAAAAACCTGGGCCTGGCGGTAGTGGATGAGCAACATCGTTTTGGCGTTGCACAGCGGGCCAAGCTCTGGAAGAAGAATAAATTACCGCCTCATATTTTGGTAATGACGGCCACTCCCATCCCACGAACCCTGGCCATGAGTATTTATGGCAATTTGGACCTTTCGGTGATTGATGAATTGCCACCAGGTAGAAAGCCCATTACTACCAGTCATGCTTTTGATAAGGATCGCAATAAGCTCTTTGGCTTTTTGGAGACGGAGATAGAAAAGGGTCGTCAGGTATACATCGTGTATCCGCTGATTGAAGAGTCGGAGAAAATGGATTATAAAGACCTGATGGATGGTTATGAAAGTATCTGCCGTGCTTTCCCTCGACCCAAGTATCAGGTTAGTGTGGTGCATGGAAAGATGAAGCCTGAGGATAAGGATTTTGAAATGCAGCGCTTCGCTTCGGGTAAAACTCAAATTATGGTGGCGACCACGGTAATTGAAGTAGGGGTGAATGTACCTAATGCCTCAGTGATGGTAATTGAATCCGCCGAGCGCTTTGGATTGAGTCAATTGCATCAGTTACGCGGCAGGGTAGGGCGTGGCGCTGAAAAGAGCTATTGCATATTAATGACTGGTCCGAAATTAAGTCGGGATGCTCAAGTTCGAATGAAGACCATGGTGCGTACCCAGGATGGTTTTGAAATTGCCGATGTGGACCTCAAATTACGTGGACCGGGAGATTTAACCGGAACCCAGCAAAGTGGCATGCTCAATCTTAAACTAGCCGACCTTAGGCAGGATACTCCAATTATGGATTTATCGCGCCGGGCCTTACAAGATTTATTCAATGCGGATCCTTCTTTAAAAGCAGCTGAGCATCAGAGTATATTGGAGGAATTTGCCAAGCGAAAATCCGGTAAAATCGACTGGGGGCGTATCGCCTAA
- a CDS encoding M1 family metallopeptidase translates to MFLSIGLFFVFVSGLKAQDFKSLHLVARFDTIDEKVLGTVYHQVAVGEDVDQLVLNAIRMEIKSLQLDGEDWDFEQNDTALFIPIKEAERGELQLRIEYEAKPNKGIYFIGWQDETRRARRQIWTQGQGIDHRHWIPHHDDQTDKILFSAEWIFNSDYQIMSNGQLDSMVTKEGESHWYYSMDKPMSSYLIAMALGNYVASAQMIKGTPHILYHYPDRIADSAWYYYRHQHIASFLEGEINYEYPWRNYKQAPVMDFRHGAMENTCATIFGDFFLVDSIAFNDRNYTYVDAHEFAHQWFGNLVTAAGSEHHWLHEGFATYYQWLSEEELYGSNHYDWELFKARELIEGAAARDSLPLAHPKAGVERFYQKGGWLLHMLRNYVGDSVYRVVIDDYLHRYTHQVVHNEDLIALFEKHSDKDIRAFFDLWLYGKKEPSLRIRHSPIKEALVTDLSEAMPQELEFAFLVNGKWRFQKHQIPKGRSMVLIPDSCTAYYLAKVDDLLLTLDDESMTSEYYRIAFEANDDLAARCRYMREWPQWEEDLDFIKSVAENKQNFHWLRAEAIRAFVRISKDRNQEKALVESLLRSTKDVQLQKAIMTVVLKEKMDIDAQILADLRQYGGSYELRSSALQASIDPDNLANMKWLNDAHWAEQPGIVGHDLYLQTLFYRFAFFRDQEALAKMLDFAGPSFDFNTRMNALSFLSYLPIDADLYWQRLFEAFQNKNWKLSKMGREKLLDLQSKEAAQFKKAYRKARRDWDDFQKQKAERTFEKE, encoded by the coding sequence ATGTTTCTAAGCATCGGTCTTTTTTTTGTGTTCGTATCTGGCCTGAAAGCTCAGGATTTTAAAAGCCTGCATTTGGTGGCGCGCTTCGACACTATTGATGAAAAGGTTTTAGGAACCGTTTACCATCAAGTGGCAGTAGGCGAGGATGTAGATCAATTGGTGCTCAATGCCATTCGCATGGAGATTAAATCCTTGCAATTAGATGGTGAGGATTGGGATTTTGAGCAGAATGATACGGCTCTTTTCATTCCTATAAAGGAAGCTGAAAGGGGAGAGCTTCAATTGCGAATTGAGTATGAAGCTAAGCCCAATAAAGGAATCTACTTTATTGGCTGGCAAGATGAGACCCGCCGGGCCCGCCGACAAATCTGGACGCAGGGTCAGGGCATTGATCATCGACATTGGATTCCTCATCATGATGATCAAACTGATAAAATTCTTTTTTCGGCTGAGTGGATTTTTAATTCCGATTATCAGATAATGAGCAATGGTCAACTGGATTCCATGGTGACCAAGGAAGGCGAGAGCCACTGGTATTACAGTATGGATAAGCCCATGAGTTCCTATCTAATCGCCATGGCTTTAGGAAACTATGTTGCCAGTGCTCAAATGATAAAGGGGACACCTCATATCTTATATCATTATCCCGATCGAATCGCAGATAGTGCCTGGTACTACTATCGACATCAACATATAGCTTCTTTTCTGGAGGGGGAAATTAATTATGAATATCCCTGGCGCAATTATAAGCAAGCGCCAGTAATGGACTTCCGTCATGGGGCTATGGAGAATACCTGTGCTACCATTTTTGGAGATTTCTTTTTGGTGGATTCCATTGCCTTTAATGATCGTAATTATACCTATGTAGACGCCCATGAGTTTGCGCATCAATGGTTTGGGAATTTGGTGACTGCGGCAGGGTCCGAGCATCATTGGCTGCATGAGGGTTTTGCGACTTATTATCAGTGGTTAAGTGAGGAAGAGCTTTATGGTTCCAATCATTATGATTGGGAATTGTTTAAGGCTCGAGAATTAATTGAGGGGGCCGCTGCTCGTGATAGCCTTCCCTTGGCACATCCCAAGGCGGGAGTGGAACGTTTTTACCAAAAGGGTGGCTGGTTATTGCACATGCTTAGGAACTATGTAGGCGACTCGGTATACCGCGTGGTGATTGACGATTATTTACATCGTTATACTCATCAGGTAGTGCACAATGAAGATTTGATTGCGCTATTTGAAAAGCACAGTGATAAAGATATCCGAGCTTTTTTTGATCTGTGGCTTTATGGAAAGAAGGAACCAAGTTTACGCATCAGGCACAGTCCTATTAAAGAGGCTTTGGTAACTGATTTAAGTGAAGCCATGCCTCAGGAATTGGAGTTCGCATTTTTGGTGAATGGTAAATGGCGTTTTCAAAAACATCAAATACCCAAAGGGCGCTCGATGGTCCTTATTCCAGACTCTTGTACCGCCTACTATCTGGCGAAGGTGGATGATTTACTTCTGACGCTGGATGATGAAAGCATGACCTCAGAATACTATCGGATCGCTTTTGAGGCGAATGATGACTTGGCCGCCCGCTGTCGCTATATGCGCGAGTGGCCGCAATGGGAGGAGGATTTAGATTTCATCAAGTCAGTAGCGGAGAATAAGCAGAATTTTCATTGGCTTCGCGCCGAAGCGATACGAGCCTTTGTTCGAATTTCAAAAGACAGAAATCAAGAAAAGGCCTTGGTAGAAAGCCTGCTCCGCAGCACAAAGGATGTACAATTGCAAAAGGCGATTATGACTGTGGTTTTGAAAGAGAAAATGGACATTGATGCTCAGATCTTAGCGGATTTACGTCAGTATGGTGGCTCCTATGAATTGAGGTCTTCAGCCTTACAAGCCAGTATTGATCCCGATAATTTGGCGAATATGAAATGGCTCAATGATGCACATTGGGCGGAGCAACCAGGAATAGTAGGACACGATCTTTATTTGCAAACTCTTTTTTATCGATTTGCCTTTTTTCGGGATCAAGAGGCCTTAGCCAAAATGTTGGATTTTGCCGGACCATCCTTCGATTTTAATACCCGCATGAATGCCTTGAGCTTTTTGTCTTATCTACCGATTGATGCCGATTTGTATTGGCAGCGATTGTTTGAAGCCTTCCAAAACAAAAACTGGAAACTTAGTAAAATGGGACGTGAGAAACTCCTTGATTTACAAAGCAAGGAAGCTGCTCAGTTTAAAAAGGCTTACCGCAAGGCCAGGCGCGATTGGGATGATTTTCAAAAGCAAAAGGCAGAGCGTACTTTTGAGAAGGAATAG
- a CDS encoding exopolysaccharide biosynthesis polyprenyl glycosylphosphotransferase encodes MPANHNRLSQFLVLLGDFALLNAAFFGAAWQRFRDLPFFDTPYYDYYLQLWLILNLLWLVLSLIFRTYDLALKPEPRQSVSKTFNVFVSHLFVVLLLLVALQRSEQYSRLFFVYFYSGVALTILPWHFFYLRFLRSFRRRSRPLRTVVLVGEGRAFDDFIQLVGRNPELGIAVSRSFRIDKSDSLEDLESYLEQSPGEELFVALNPGHAAFGKLYRLADQHVMNFRALPDLGMPPMKSMRIDFYDHLPVLSFRPEPLQQWHNRWLKRSFDILFSLLLILICLPLLFPILAIGVKLSGPGPIFFKQKRSGYRGEEFVIYKFRSMALNAQSDTHQAKAEDPRITSFGRFIRRWHLDELPQLFQVLGGEMSMVGPRPHMIAHTEEYRNLVDRYMLRHLVKPGLTGLAQVQGYKGEHDLPSMEARVRADVYYLENWSLLLDLSIILRTLASWSKTN; translated from the coding sequence ATGCCTGCCAATCACAATCGACTTAGCCAGTTTCTGGTTTTATTAGGAGACTTTGCCCTCCTCAATGCTGCATTTTTCGGAGCGGCTTGGCAGCGCTTTCGGGATTTGCCTTTTTTCGATACTCCCTATTACGACTATTACCTACAGCTCTGGTTGATCCTTAATTTGCTGTGGTTGGTATTGAGCTTGATTTTCCGAACCTATGATTTGGCCTTAAAGCCCGAGCCTCGGCAATCGGTATCCAAGACCTTTAATGTATTTGTGAGTCACCTTTTTGTGGTGCTCCTATTATTAGTGGCCTTGCAGCGAAGTGAGCAGTACAGCCGTTTGTTCTTCGTGTATTTCTACAGCGGTGTGGCTCTCACTATTTTACCCTGGCATTTCTTTTACCTTCGATTTTTACGCTCCTTTCGACGTCGATCACGGCCTTTACGCACCGTAGTCTTGGTAGGAGAGGGACGGGCTTTTGATGATTTCATTCAATTGGTGGGGCGCAATCCGGAATTAGGAATAGCGGTATCTCGCAGCTTTCGCATCGATAAATCGGATAGCCTGGAAGATCTGGAATCCTATCTGGAGCAATCTCCCGGTGAAGAATTATTTGTAGCCTTAAATCCTGGTCATGCTGCGTTTGGGAAATTGTACCGTTTGGCGGATCAGCATGTAATGAATTTCCGAGCCCTGCCTGATTTAGGTATGCCTCCCATGAAGAGCATGCGCATTGATTTTTACGATCATCTGCCGGTATTAAGCTTCCGGCCCGAGCCCTTACAGCAATGGCATAACCGCTGGTTGAAGCGCAGTTTTGATATCCTCTTTTCTTTGCTCTTAATTTTGATTTGCCTGCCCCTTTTATTTCCAATTCTAGCGATTGGGGTGAAATTATCGGGACCCGGTCCCATTTTCTTTAAGCAGAAACGCAGTGGTTATCGTGGGGAGGAATTCGTGATTTACAAGTTCCGAAGTATGGCCTTGAATGCCCAATCGGATACGCATCAGGCGAAAGCCGAAGACCCCCGCATCACTTCTTTCGGACGATTTATTCGGCGTTGGCATTTGGATGAATTGCCCCAGCTTTTTCAGGTTTTAGGAGGAGAGATGTCGATGGTGGGACCCAGGCCGCATATGATTGCCCATACCGAAGAATACCGCAATTTGGTAGATCGCTATATGCTCAGGCATTTGGTGAAACCTGGATTAACCGGTTTGGCGCAGGTGCAGGGTTATAAGGGGGAGCACGATTTACCCTCCATGGAAGCAAGGGTACGCGCTGATGTGTATTATTTGGAGAATTGGAGCCTGCTGCTCGATCTGAGTATCATCTTACGAACTTTGGCAAGCTGGTCTAAAACCAATTAA
- a CDS encoding YgaP family membrane protein — MKKNMSNADRLIRVIIAAVVAYLYFSGIIGSTLGIVLMVLAGIFVLTSIISFCPLYRLFGISTCKV, encoded by the coding sequence ATGAAAAAGAACATGAGCAACGCCGACCGTCTTATCCGCGTAATCATCGCCGCCGTAGTAGCCTACTTGTATTTTAGTGGTATTATTGGCTCCACCCTGGGCATCGTATTAATGGTATTGGCAGGTATTTTCGTCCTAACTAGCATCATTAGCTTTTGCCCGCTTTACCGCCTTTTCGGAATAAGTACTTGCAAAGTTTAA
- a CDS encoding Crp/Fnr family transcriptional regulator, whose protein sequence is MHLREQLKQSLAGLSPQLIDEISHEGTYASYPAGTELLREGQYVKVIPLVIKGSIKVMADFDEKELLLYYIRAAQSCALSFSAVLENSPSQIKAYTTEECDVLLLPGDAVKRWTKEYEDFNKLFFNQYQLRYSELLETIQSLLFGRMDQRLMQYLSDHARAHQGQPIKMSHREIARDLGSAREVISRVIKKLENEGKVEQRKEGIIVLEQ, encoded by the coding sequence ATGCATTTACGCGAGCAACTCAAACAAAGCTTAGCGGGTCTTAGCCCTCAATTAATAGATGAAATTAGTCATGAAGGAACCTATGCCTCCTACCCTGCCGGCACCGAATTACTGCGGGAAGGCCAATATGTAAAGGTCATCCCACTGGTAATAAAGGGCAGCATTAAGGTAATGGCCGACTTCGATGAAAAGGAGCTCCTCCTCTATTATATCCGTGCGGCCCAAAGCTGTGCTCTTTCTTTCTCCGCAGTTTTGGAGAATTCACCCAGCCAGATAAAAGCCTATACCACCGAAGAATGTGATGTATTGCTCCTGCCGGGAGATGCCGTAAAACGCTGGACCAAAGAATACGAGGACTTTAATAAGCTCTTTTTCAATCAATACCAATTGCGCTATTCGGAGTTATTAGAGACCATTCAATCCCTGCTTTTTGGCCGTATGGATCAACGATTAATGCAATACCTCAGCGATCATGCCCGAGCCCATCAAGGTCAGCCCATAAAAATGTCGCATCGCGAAATTGCCCGTGATTTGGGCAGTGCCCGTGAGGTTATTAGTCGCGTAATTAAGAAGCTCGAAAACGAAGGAAAAGTAGAACAGCGCAAAGAAGGCATTATAGTTTTGGAGCAGTAA